TTTTTGGAacccgccacgccgccgaggaccgaCGAGTCGCGACGAGGGGAACGGGAGGATaaggcgaacgccgcgatcggcggcAGTTCCGAACgcaccgcgttcgccgtgCTGCTCAGGCTCCTCCACTCCACCCTGGAACTCAACGAGCAACTGCCGGTGTTCCgcaacctcgcgctcgggcaCCGACCGCCGGCGGATGCGAACAGGCCCGGCGGTCCACTCGGGGCGGTCACGGGTGTCGACGCCTCTGCTAAGCTGGCGTCTGGCCTGAacatgctcgccgcgccccttcGCTTGACTcttcggcgctcgccgctcgcgacgcgcggcgtgaccgacctcgcgggcgcgccgcttCACGCCGGGCCCCTaacgccgtccgcggctgTCGAGCACCACATCCTACGAAGGGTCGTCATCCTCGATCCGGGGTACCGGCGCTggtgcgacgcgctcgtcgggggTAGAATCTGGCTCTGGATACCCGGCACGGTGAACagggaggacgtcgacgcggtggaagacggcgaggagcccCTCGCTGTGACGAGCCCGCggggccgccgtcgccggggcggggccgcggcggcttcacccgccgaggctgaaAAGGCTGGTCGatgggccgccgccgacgtcaaaCGGTACAatccgacgacggggaggcacgcgctcatcgtcgagggcggcgcgggttttaggctcgagcccgccgcgcgccccgcgcttCAGCacgtggcgctcgtcgagcgtAAGTACCGCGTCATCCACCGCCCGGagcccacgccgacgcccgaaCCAGAGAAACCCAGGCCCGGCAAGGACAAGAAGAAACGGTCAAAgcccgacgccaacgcggacAAGGCGGATGAATCGTCCCGCAAGCGCAGGCGCAAGGCCAAGTCGCCCGTCAAGGCGATCAGGCCCGAAGATGCGTTCAAGGATACCTTCCGCGTCATCCTGCTCCAGCCCGAGGCGGACTGGGATGTCGACACGTTTGTCGAGAACCACCTCGATCAACTGTGGAAcatcctcgaggaggaggcttcGAAattcgcccccgccgcaccctctggagccgccgcgccgcccgcggagacgccggaggacgccgccgctcgcgagatcaccgccgcggtcgcctcaCGGCTCGACCGAGCGCTCGGTCTGAGCCCGTCGCAGATTCGCTctcgccaccggcgggtcaacgccgacggcgacgtggacgacggggaggtggagacggacgacgagggcatcGTGGAGCTTCACGAGGAGGACATCGGGTCGAGGGCCGCGCTCGGATGGGACTCTTTCGCGCacttcgaggaggaggtcatggacgcgctggagaagGACATGGCGGTGCCCGTCGTGAAGAGAGCGAGCCGGGAGGtgtgcgacgccatcgccgccgccgtgacgGGGCACTCCGCCAGTCTCACGCCCGCGGTTCGTCTCAACCCGCGCGCCAATGCCCCTCCTCAGACGCACGCGTGTCGACCGCcgctcggggcgcgcgtcgtcatcgagccccgcgcggctgAGGAGGCGCGACAGAGGGCGCGAATCGCGATGCAGggcctccccgcgccgccgccccccgtccctcgcggcggcgcgggggaatCGCGACCGGACCCCGACGACACTTGGCTCGCGGGAACCGTCGtgcggcaccgcgcggcggactccATGGACGTGGAGCTGGACACCGACGGTGCGCTCGTGGAGAACGTGCGCCTCGAAAACCTGCGgatgggcgacgaggaggaggaccggacggcggcggcgctcctccccgtcgcaaccgcgggagcgtcgagcggcggcggcacagccggtggcacagccggcggcacagccggcggcacagctggtgGATTCAGAGTCGGCGATAACGGCGAGATACAGCTCGACGTGCACCTGGGCTCGAGCAGGGAGCAGGTTCACTCGGCGGTCGGGGAGATGCTGCGGGGCGGCGTGAGCCGCGACGAGATCCTCGAGGCGCTTTTGCGAGCCAGCGGGGTCTCGTCAGGACCCGGCGGTTCCATCACCTTTCGTCGACTACCGGGCACCGAcaacgacgtcggcgtgttCAGCGTCGTCTCTTCCCGATCACCGATCCccccgggcgtcggcggcgggctcgcgaGGTCGTGGTCCGGGCTCGACATCTCCGAGGCtggccgcgacggcacgcgaATCATGCGCAGCGACATCTCGCTCGACCAGCTTCgaaggcgcggcgacgaggaggccatcgcgcgtgcgccgtcgcAGCCTCCGTCACGCCCGGCGTCCCGGggaccgccgcgtgcgccttcccgcccgccgtcgaggctggGCGGGCCGTCGAGCCTCTCCCCGGAGAAGGCttccgtcccgccgccgccgccgccgccgaggaggtgcgAGAAGCCCCCGGTTGTCCGCGTCAGGTTCGCGCTAGCTACGCCGGATGATTCGGGTGCCATGGCCGCCTCCCTCTTCGCGGCCAAGCCGCCCGGGGTCCCGAACggctccgcgacgagggtcCCGACGCTGAGCGCCCCGCCGTTCCCGGGATCTACCGCGGGGATTtacgccgcccgcgctcgagccgcggcggggtcgccgccgacgacgctcaGAGCCGCGCCGGGCAGCGCGACGCTCTTCCACACCCTCCGATcgctcgcggctgcggctacgaccgccgcgaggaacgcgggcgacggggaggataacaccgcgaacgtcgtcgtcggctcgaTGGACCACGACAGGTGGTTCGCGCGTTCCGTGCTCCACTACGACGTCCGCGTTGAGGGCCTCCCCGCGgggatggcgtcgacggctgAGGAAAtttccgcggcgacgcccgaaccgccgccgccccttcccgcgccccgaccgccgccgccgccgcgcgccaagtCCGAACCGGACCTGTGGGCCGTGAGTGACGTGCGCGAAcggctcgtcggcggtcgGTCGCCGAAGctgacgaagacgacggtgGTTGCGCGGCTCAGGGCTGTTTGCGGTTCCGACGTGTTGGCCAAAAGAGACTTGAGAGGTTCGAACaaagcggcggcgaaccgCGTCTCGGCGAGTAAGCTGGCGGATATTTACGCGGAGCTCCACGATGAGCACGTtaaggcgctcgcgagcccGGTTCGgatggacgacggcgacgggaacggggacggggacggggacggggaagTCGAGATGCCGACAGTTCCCGATCCGTCGCCCCCGGttgagggcgcgcgcgtcgaggaggatgcGTGGGCGCTCTACTGGGAGCTGCTTCGCGCGGGCGtaggcggcgaggggcgcggtcccccggagcccgcgcccatccgcgcgctcgctcccagcgccgcgtcgggcgatATCGACGAGCGTCCGACGCCCgggtcgtccatcgcgtcgtcttGGATCGCGTGCGGGGGCGGCCGAgacccgacggcggcggcggcggcggtggctttgctcgccgcgctgcatCGGCGGTTCGGCCCGGTGGGCGGGTCGACCGCCTGGGAGAacagccgcgtcgcgcagaAGCTCCAGGCtcagctcgaggacgccgtcgcggtcgcctctGGCGCGGTGCCGGCGTGGACGCACACCCTGCTCCGCGGAGCGTGGTTCTTGTTCCCGTTGGAAGCGAGGCTGCGACACTTCCATAGCACCGCTTTTGGTACCAGTCGATCGGTGACGTGGGTGCAGGagcacgcgggcgccggcggcggcgtcggcggcggcgacggcgaccccgcgcggccccgcggtggcgccagGCGCCTCGGTACGCTCAAGAGAGAGCGCGTGACGGTTCGTAGGGACCGCGTACTCGCCGACGCTGACGTGTTGATGCGCCACCACGCCAGACACAAGAGCGTCCTCGAGGTTCTCttcaccgacgaggagggcttCGGAGGCGCGGTGACCAAGGAGTTCTACAACAAGGTGGCCGACGCGCTTCAGCTCAGGTCGGAGAACACCGCCACGATGATGTGGgtccccgacgaggacggcgacgatggaccgGAGCACCTGTGGCAAACGCGCGGGCTGTTTCCGCACCCCCtcccgccgaggtcgcccgAGTCTGAgctggcgcggcgcaggtTTCGGTTCATTGGGCGGCTGGTGGGCAAGGCTCTGCTGGACGGTCACATCCTCCCGCTGCCCCTCAACCCGGCgttcgtccgcgtcgcgatccTGCGCGAGACGCtgacggaggaggacctgCCCGCCGTGTACGACGATAggtgcgcgggcggcgcggtggctcgATGGCTCTGCGGAGCGGTTCGAGACGTcaggcgccaccgcgagtGCGAGCGGCGGGTGTTCAAGATTGGGTCATCGGGCGACTGCGCCGACGATAcagacgacgcgagcgacgcccaTCTGAGGATGGGGTtgggcgatggcgacgaggctgtggacgccgccgccgtcgacacCCATCTCGAGCGGCTCTCCTACCTGTCGTACGCTTGCCCGGTGAGCCGGGTaccgctcaccgcggagatCTTCGAATGCGGAGACGCGGATGACGAGAACGATTCAcccgccacgcgcgccgcgcgccgcctcgcgcgccacgtggacgcgggcgagcaCGAGGTGCACGTCGGTAACGTGGAGCAGTACCTGGCGGACGTCGTGCGGTACTggttcgccgacggcgtcgccgcgcaggttgAGGGCTTCCGCGAGGGTCTCTCGGAGATTTTCCCGGTGGATGCGCTGAAAGCGTTTAGCGCCGAGGAAATCACCGAGCTCGTGTGTGGCAAGGACGCGATCGAGTGgacccgcgaggagctccggCGATCCGTTCTGCCCGGGTTTCAGTACACCGCCGAGTCCCCGCCCTACCTGTGGCTGCTcgacgtgctcgtggacgcgccggaTCACGAGCGCCGAGGGTTTTTGGAGTTTGTCGCCGTGTgcccgaggctgccgccgggtggcctcgcggcgcttccCCGCGGGCCCATACGCGTCAACCGCATGGACCCGGTCGATAAGCTTCCGGAGGGGAGGACGTGCTCGCAGGAGCTTCGGCTGCCGGCGTACGGGAGTAAGGAGGAGCTGGCGCGGAAGCTGCGGCTGGCGCTGCAGTGGAGGAACCACCTCGGGATCCAGtaagcgacgacgacgacgcgagcgacggggacgcggggaTTTTTGGGACTTTTcggacgagacgcgcgagacgatttcacggcgcgcgtcgtgggtcgtcgcggccgggcgaagggcgccccgccgcggaaaTGGGATACGATTCTTTCGGCTACGGTGGATAGCTTGTTAAAACACTTACGCACTTCGAACAGACTACCCGATTGATCGCCCCGGAGGCAGCGGCGGCTCCtcatcgtccccgcccccggccgcCTGATGCATCTGCATCCCCATCACCTCGTCTTCAGAGTATTGCTCCACTTTGTTCGGCGTCTGGTAGAGCTTtcgcgccggatccgcgTACCCGAACGAGTAAGACGAGAAGTACACCACCAGCAGCAAGAACGCCCCGAAGATTCCCTGGACGAAACCccacgcccccgtcgccgcgcacgcgacgagcgcaACGCAGAACGGCCCCCACGTCTTGACCGCCGCCCATGGGCTGACCCATCTCCCCTTGAGCAGGACGTTGGCCGCCACGTGCACCATGTTCCAGTCGCGCTTGCCCTGGTAACCCGCAAGGTtcatcgcgtgcgccgcgtacTGGTGGCAGTTGTTACCGAAGAGGTTGTAGTATTCGCAGGTGTTGAAGAGGGATTCCGCCCTTCGCACGCTCGTGTCGAAGGTGTgtacgccgcccgcgccgtccgtcaCCTTGGTCGGGTCCAGGCGCCAGTAcctcgcgaccgcgccgaagccgagcGAGCCGCGGTGGATGAAGCGAGAACCCAGAAAGTCAGTGATGAGGCCGTCGGAATAGCAGATTCCGACGTGGCCGATGGGCGGGAAGAGCCACGTGATCATGGGCAGCGGGCACCACACGACGCACATCGGGAAGCGATTCTTGCGAGACTCCACCGGGGGTAGGGATTTAGTCCCCGCGGATGACACATCCGCGCCCGTGTCGCGGAGCGTGTCGTCCATattcgcgcgacgcgttctGGCTTTTGGTTTCGTCGCCTCGGGGAAATTTTTAGTGGTACACGTTGTGACATTAAAAACGAGAATGGGACACTGTCCCTTCTTTCCCCCACCCCCCACGGGCGACGCCTCCTCActcgaacgcgtcctccTTCCGAAGCGATTGCGTCAGCACCGAGCTCCCCCGCGTTCCCCCGACCCCCCCGGAcggcccgtcgccccgccccacCCTCTCCCTagccgcctcgacgtcgctcgcgctcccccGCCTCAACTCTGCTTTTTCCCCGGCGACAAACGCCGAAGCTGGCGCCGGCGTGAAcgacccgacgacgcggaacgccccgcgccccgtctGCCCACCCAACCCCAACCCTAAACCCGTCTGCGATCCCACCCGCACCGGCGCGATCCCCccacccgcaccgccgccgcccgcctgaACGGTCGGACCCATCGCCCCACCGCTCCCGTCGGATGAAAATCCactctccggcgacgcgagggcgctgtCGTCCTCGAGCACGCCCAGGTgcctggcgacggcgggggcgtgcgagagcggacgcgggcgcggcttGGCGACGCCGGACACGCTGGATGTTTGCCCGGTCAGCCTAGGCGCGAGGGACGTACTGAAGTGTAGGGTCCGGTtcgccgtcggtgacgtcCCCAGCTTGGCGTCGCCTCGGTCGGCGCGAGACGATGCCGGCGTtttcaccggcggcgacggggagaaCAGCGATGAAAGGTCAGGGTTTAGTCCATACCCCGAACCTACCAAACCCCCGGGCGGCTCGTT
The genomic region above belongs to Micromonas commoda chromosome 4, complete sequence and contains:
- a CDS encoding predicted protein — its product is MDDTLRDTGADVSSAGTKSLPPVESRKNRFPMCVVWCPLPMITWLFPPIGHVGICYSDGLITDFLGSRFIHRGSLGFGAVARYWRLDPTKVTDGAGGVHTFDTSVRRAESLFNTCEYYNLFGNNCHQYAAHAMNLAGYQGKRDWNMVHVAANVLLKGRWVSPWAAVKTWGPFCVALVACAATGAWGFVQGIFGAFLLLVVYFSSYSFGYADPARKLYQTPNKVEQYSEDEVMGMQMHQAAGGGDDEEPPLPPGRSIG
- a CDS encoding predicted protein, which codes for MTRGRPTTGCIATRPDSALTDTFPTSFPTQRSTLLNSAGSSICEACTNPRASGGDGADASPPEVAEEAPPENMWCCAVCTYHNAMFSSRCVICTQGTRPEHLTGDATQVDPAAEFTRVFGDADASDAALEAKLQELCTYLLAFEERGEVFGRRNDRRIMECLAKLLSAYVDPPVEPTRPGKEKKGAATEPAAAVAAPAGAGGGAAGGAATPRRGRSARGGTAGASASASPTEGGATREAHSLPLREAAPTPPRKRGVNVMELVCRALWTYEEVTELHSEEGYGPMLAEAPMRALLSVLEPTPAARTLAAARSEAPATEKPKGKDKGKGKAKAKEPEVEVPFVLPPPQSLDPDRRLAAEESVKLIMLLGQVRRGGATASRRDMLIRRVFPGTGGLEARRIVIRLGGLAVLGEYTRACYKDGRTANALDALTLMQGLCQVSREQPGEALAPTLVSLLRDDSAAALHHECLRCLASVYAACGEREGAVLALVDLCLPALLAKTLGRGVTTEEPAGGSGRGDESGGDASTSATSASTPVMDTASRLVLWFFSPNTPRVAHLCFKEGVLDLLSDAEVLTRACAMDGSGATTSAVTLLLQATEKALAHLFAPDVSADGAKKKADDVAKSAAVAALEASHHGLQIGDRVRDIHHDTIGEIISLMSGGRCLVAWDERTDESDEDDEEEDEDDDEEDDMDHDGDVDELPGHGDVPSAYLELVDDDGERGPVGHAAALAAGAPPAPRAPGDPIGFRGGPESGGGAFAAALPGSREFWIGAGVSASAAPSTSGDPVRAAKEASAVESAELVPLARRLEMARVFTARLLPALLAAQRTAAHEPTKRLMLRLVLSLLSHVGDSRLPGDDFASLLSLLGTTLSDAQSSGLLILALQVVDSLIRLDAGNARELRRHGLLRRIEQLASKGAADGEKEGRTSPRRRTPSSLGAALQAATGAPPTGGGITGAAREQEQVYAMARQTLDNARAAFKTRDGAPGTSGVSADRLALTAAAVASGDASAVRQLASMLVSADGVTVYEMEEARLATALLHYLVGDGAATTEPSTLATRRDAFRIAFLEPATPPRTDESRRGEREDKANAAIGGSSERTAFAVLLRLLHSTLELNEQLPVFRNLALGHRPPADANRPGGPLGAVTGVDASAKLASGLNMLAAPLRLTLRRSPLATRGVTDLAGAPLHAGPLTPSAAVEHHILRRVVILDPGYRRWCDALVGGRIWLWIPGTVNREDVDAVEDGEEPLAVTSPRGRRRRGGAAAASPAEAEKAGRWAAADVKRYNPTTGRHALIVEGGAGFRLEPAARPALQHVALVERKYRVIHRPEPTPTPEPEKPRPGKDKKKRSKPDANADKADESSRKRRRKAKSPVKAIRPEDAFKDTFRVILLQPEADWDVDTFVENHLDQLWNILEEEASKFAPAAPSGAAAPPAETPEDAAAREITAAVASRLDRALGLSPSQIRSRHRRVNADGDVDDGEVETDDEGIVELHEEDIGSRAALGWDSFAHFEEEVMDALEKDMAVPVVKRASREVCDAIAAAVTGHSASLTPAVRLNPRANAPPQTHACRPPLGARVVIEPRAAEEARQRARIAMQGLPAPPPPVPRGGAGESRPDPDDTWLAGTVVRHRAADSMDVELDTDGALVENVRLENLRMGDEEEDRTAAALLPVATAGASSGGGTAGGTAGGTAGGTAGGFRVGDNGEIQLDVHLGSSREQVHSAVGEMLRGGVSRDEILEALLRASGVSSGPGGSITFRRLPGTDNDVGVFSVVSSRSPIPPGVGGGLARSWSGLDISEAGRDGTRIMRSDISLDQLRRRGDEEAIARAPSQPPSRPASRGPPRAPSRPPSRLGGPSSLSPEKASVPPPPPPPRRCEKPPVVRVRFALATPDDSGAMAASLFAAKPPGVPNGSATRVPTLSAPPFPGSTAGIYAARARAAAGSPPTTLRAAPGSATLFHTLRSLAAAATTAARNAGDGEDNTANVVVGSMDHDRWFARSVLHYDVRVEGLPAGMASTAEEISAATPEPPPPLPAPRPPPPPRAKSEPDLWAVSDVRERLVGGRSPKLTKTTVVARLRAVCGSDVLAKRDLRGSNKAAANRVSASKLADIYAELHDEHVKALASPVRMDDGDGNGDGDGDGEVEMPTVPDPSPPVEGARVEEDAWALYWELLRAGVGGEGRGPPEPAPIRALAPSAASGDIDERPTPGSSIASSWIACGGGRDPTAAAAAVALLAALHRRFGPVGGSTAWENSRVAQKLQAQLEDAVAVASGAVPAWTHTLLRGAWFLFPLEARLRHFHSTAFGTSRSVTWVQEHAGAGGGVGGGDGDPARPRGGARRLGTLKRERVTVRRDRVLADADVLMRHHARHKSVLEVLFTDEEGFGGAVTKEFYNKVADALQLRSENTATMMWVPDEDGDDGPEHLWQTRGLFPHPLPPRSPESELARRRFRFIGRLVGKALLDGHILPLPLNPAFVRVAILRETLTEEDLPAVYDDRCAGGAVARWLCGAVRDVRRHRECERRVFKIGSSGDCADDTDDASDAHLRMGLGDGDEAVDAAAVDTHLERLSYLSYACPVSRVPLTAEIFECGDADDENDSPATRAARRLARHVDAGEHEVHVGNVEQYLADVVRYWFADGVAAQVEGFREGLSEIFPVDALKAFSAEEITELVCGKDAIEWTREELRRSVLPGFQYTAESPPYLWLLDVLVDAPDHERRGFLEFVAVCPRLPPGGLAALPRGPIRVNRMDPVDKLPEGRTCSQELRLPAYGSKEELARKLRLALQWRNHLGIQ